From Candidatus Dormiibacterota bacterium, a single genomic window includes:
- the rsmI gene encoding 16S rRNA (cytidine(1402)-2'-O)-methyltransferase produces the protein MGSERGARGTLYVVGTPIGNLDDLSPRAVEAFAASDLIACEDTRRSRTLLSRHGLTTRLVSYHKFNEMRRLPDLLETLGRGGRVSLVSDGGTPGISDPGARLVNAARSAGHVLVPIPGASAITALLSVSGLDPGPFTFIGFLPHRKGERRRALESLRAEPRPLLFFESPRRVVATLTDALEILGDRGALLGREMTKVHEEFVAGTVRTLIAAFEGREARGEIAFLLAGAGPSPSAAAAPVGPEARPREGPGRRVRLLIESGVDRKEAMRRVARETGLSRRDLYRMILRDREEE, from the coding sequence TATGTCGTCGGCACCCCGATCGGCAATCTGGACGATCTGTCTCCACGGGCCGTCGAGGCCTTCGCCGCGAGCGATCTCATCGCGTGCGAGGACACGCGCCGCTCCAGGACCCTGTTGTCGAGGCACGGACTCACGACACGGCTCGTGAGTTATCACAAGTTCAACGAGATGCGCCGCCTTCCGGACCTTCTCGAGACGCTCGGTCGTGGTGGTCGGGTGTCCCTGGTGAGCGATGGCGGGACTCCGGGAATTTCCGATCCAGGAGCGCGCCTCGTGAACGCCGCCCGGAGCGCGGGCCACGTCCTCGTTCCGATCCCGGGCGCCTCGGCGATCACGGCCCTCCTCTCGGTCAGCGGCCTCGACCCGGGCCCCTTCACGTTCATCGGCTTCCTGCCCCACCGCAAGGGTGAACGGCGGAGAGCCCTCGAGTCCTTGCGCGCCGAGCCGCGTCCCCTGCTGTTCTTCGAGTCGCCCCGACGCGTCGTCGCGACGCTCACGGACGCTCTCGAGATCCTGGGTGATCGCGGCGCGCTCCTGGGGAGAGAGATGACCAAGGTGCACGAGGAGTTCGTCGCCGGCACGGTCCGTACGCTGATCGCGGCGTTCGAGGGACGCGAGGCCCGGGGAGAGATAGCGTTCCTGCTGGCCGGGGCGGGCCCATCCCCCTCCGCCGCCGCGGCCCCGGTCGGGCCGGAAGCCCGACCCCGCGAGGGGCCCGGCCGCCGGGTGCGCCTCCTGATCGAGTCCGGCGTGGATCGCAAGGAGGCGATGCGGCGCGTGGCGCGGGAGACGGGTCTCTCGCGTCGCGACCTCTATCGCATGATCCTGCGCGATCGGGAGGAGGAGTGA
- the smpB gene encoding SsrA-binding protein SmpB: MSRGKDKDPAGRVLASNRHAFHAYFIGERHEAGLALLGTEVKALREGKANLKDAFARVDGREVYLHNCHISPYSHGGYANHDPLRPRKLLLHRREILRLAQETRSGGQTLVPLRLYLSKGRVKVEIALARGKKLWDKRQAIKERDQEKEARAAVRERRRS; encoded by the coding sequence GTGAGCCGCGGGAAGGACAAGGATCCGGCCGGTCGCGTGCTGGCGTCGAACCGCCATGCGTTCCACGCCTATTTCATCGGGGAGCGCCATGAGGCCGGCCTGGCGCTGCTCGGGACGGAGGTGAAGGCGCTGCGCGAGGGGAAGGCGAACCTCAAGGACGCCTTCGCGCGGGTCGACGGACGCGAGGTCTACCTGCACAACTGTCACATCTCCCCCTATTCGCACGGCGGGTACGCCAATCACGATCCGCTGCGCCCGCGCAAGCTCCTCCTGCATCGCCGCGAAATCCTCAGGCTGGCGCAGGAGACGCGCTCCGGCGGCCAGACGCTGGTCCCGTTGCGCCTCTACCTGTCGAAGGGCCGGGTGAAGGTCGAGATCGCGCTGGCCAGGGGGAAGAAGCTCTGGGACAAGCGCCAGGCGATCAAGGAGAGGGACCAGGAGAAAGAGGCGCGGGCCGCGGTGCGTGAGAGACGCCGTTCCTGA